One genomic region from Bufo bufo chromosome 3, aBufBuf1.1, whole genome shotgun sequence encodes:
- the LOC120993614 gene encoding protein ANTAGONIST OF LIKE HETEROCHROMATIN PROTEIN 1-like: protein MSEETFSFLCAKLRPVMEKKSTNFRACLPVRKRIAIALWKLATNSEYRSIGHLFGVSKSSVCRCVQDFCKSVCTLLAPEIVHFPNREKLKDMAEYFENRWGLPQCVGAIDGSHIPIIAPQEYHTDYFNRKGWHSIILQGVVDGKGLFWNVNVGKPGSLHDARVLRLSTFWDWVGQGGLYPVSTKNICGVNVGYYVLGDSAYPLQNWLLKPFPDNGRLTTEQQIYNKKTSRARVVVENAFGRLKGRWRCLMKRNDSDIQLTKSMVLTCCALHNLCESHGEDFDQDWNTSPEEPVPVIAAQDMEEECSEIRQALMRHLNVNVVTVNN, encoded by the coding sequence ATGTCAGAGGAAACCTTCTCATTCCTTTGTGCAAAGCTACGTCCAGTGATGGAAAAGAAAAGCACCAACTTCAGAGCCTGTTTGCCTGTAAGGAAAAGAATTGCCATTGCACTGTGGAAGCTGGCTACCAACAGTGAATACAGGAGTATAGGTCATCTTTTTGGTGTCAGCAAATCATCAGTGTGCCGGTGTGTGCAGGACTTCTGTAAGTCTGTGTGCACATTGCTAGCGCCTGAAATTGTTCATTTTCCTAACAGGGAAAAGCTCAAAGACATGGCTGAGTACTTTGAGAACAGGTGGGGCCTTCCACAGTGTGTTGGTGCTATTGATGGCTCACACATACCAATAATAGCACCACAAGAATACCACACTGACTACTTCAACCGAAAAGGCTGGCATTCCATCATCCTCCAGGGAGTAGTGGATGGCAAGGGACTATTCTGGAATGTGAATGTAGGAAAGCCTGGGAGTTTGCATGATGCTCGGGTTCTCCGATTGTCAACATTTTGGGATTGGGTTGGCCAGGGAGGCCTGTACCCTGTTAGCACTAAGAACATTTGTGGGGTGAATGTTGGCTATTATGTGCTTGGGGACTCTGCCTATCCTTTACAAAATTGGCTCCTGAAACCATTTCCTGACAATGGGCGCCTAACAACAGAGCAGCAAATCTACAACAAGAAAACATCCAGGGCACGTGTTGTAGTGGAAAATGCGTTTGGAAGACTTAAGGGTAGATGGAGGTGTCTTATGAAGAGGAATGACAGTGACATTCAACTTACCAAATCCATGGTCCTAACGTGCTGTGCTCTTCACAATCTTTGTGAAAGTCATGGAGAAGACTTTGACCAGGATTGGAATACATCTCCAGAAGAGCCAGTACCAGTAATAGCAGCACAGGATATGGAAGAAGAGTGCAGTGAAATACGTCAGGCTCTGATGAGGCACCTTAACGTTAACGTTGTTACCGTGAATAATTAA